A single genomic interval of Oryza sativa Japonica Group chromosome 7, ASM3414082v1 harbors:
- the LOC4344361 gene encoding nicotianamine synthase 3, translating into MTVEVEAVTMAKEEQPEEEEVIEKLVEKITGLAAAIGKLPSLSPSPEVNALFTELVMTCIPPSSVDVEQLGAEAQDMRGRLIRLCADAEGHLEAHYSDVLAAHDNPLDHLALFPYFNNYIQLAQLEYALLARHLPAAPPPSRLAFLGSGPLPLSSLVLAARHLPAASFHNYDICADANRRASRLVRADRDLSARMAFHTSDVAHVTTDLAAYDVVFLAALVGMAAEEKARMVEHLGKHMAPGAALVVRSAHGARGFLYPVVDPEEIRRGGFDVLAVHHPEGEVINSVIIARKPPVAAPALEGGDAHAHGHGAVVSRPCQRCEMEARAHQKMEDMSAMEKLPSS; encoded by the coding sequence atgACGGTGGAAGTGGAGGCGGTGACCATGGCGAAGGAGGagcagccggaggaggaggaggtgatcgaGAAGTTGGTTGAGAAGATCaccgggctggcggcggccatcGGCAAGCTGCCGTCGCTGAGCCCGTCGCCGGAGGTGAACGCGCTGTTCACGGAGCTGGTGATGACCTGCATCCCGCCCAGCAGCGTGGACGTGGAGCAGCTGGGGGCGGAGGCGCAGGACATGCGCGGCCGCCTCATCCGCCTCTGCGCCGACGCCGAGGGCCACCTCGAGGCGCACTACTCCGACGTCCTCGCCGCCCACGACAACCCGCTCGACCACCTCGCCCTCTTCCCCTACTTCAACAACTACATCCAGCTCGCCCAGCTCGAGTACGCCCTCCTCGCccgccacctccccgccgccccgccgccctcccgccTCGCCTTCCTCGGCTCCGGCCCGCTCCCGCTCAGCTccctcgtcctcgccgcccgccacctccccgccgcctccttccacAACTACGACATCTGCGCCGACGCCAACCGCCGCGCCAGCCGCCTCGTCCGCGCCGACCGCGACCTGTCCGCGCGCATGGCCTTCCACACCTCCGACGTCGCCCACGTCACCACCGACCTCGCCGCCTACGACGTCGTGTTCCTGGCGGCGCTGGTGGGTATGGCCGCCGAGGAGaaggcgcgcatggtggagcaCCTCGGGAAGCACATGGCGCCCGGCGCCGCCCTGGTGGTGCGgagcgcgcacggcgcccggggATTCCTGTACCCCGTGGTGGACCCGGAGGAGATCCGCCGCGGCGGCTTCGACGTGCTCGCCGTGCACCACCCGGAGGGCGAGGTGATCAACTCCGTCATCATCGCGCGCAAGCCgcccgtggcggcgccggcgttggAGGGAGGAGACGCGCACGCGCACGGCCATGGCGCCGTGGTGAGCCGTCCATGCCAGCGCTGCGAGATGGAGGCGAGGGCGCACCAGAAGATGGAGGACATGTCCGCCATGGAGAAGCTGCCCTCCTCGTAG